A segment of the Elaeis guineensis isolate ETL-2024a chromosome 6, EG11, whole genome shotgun sequence genome:
tgaatatttaatttgcataatttttttctaatatttgttattaccagggtgtatttgacatcattgattttgaagaggatcgtatgaggcgagccatcgacactcatctatccttgcatttcaaggattatgccattacatgcatcagcattggtaccgggTGGTGCAGGATTATGGGGAGGAGGCCGtgcggcagcagccctatgataGCATCACCATGGACGATTGGACtttcatatgccggcattacgaggatccggcatatcaggttacacatctaaacttttttttttagaatttaatgacttaattatttattcttaaattaatttgttatctactaatttgattggtAATTTTATAGAGATGATGTACCTATAATGCGGCAAATCGGATGAGACAGACTgtgccgcattgtgggggttcgagatcatttgctcgtcacatggagcacatgatagataatttttaatttttaattagtatataattttttagttatttaaatttttttaattaattctcaaattgtagagagatgctgagaaTGGCGAGCTTCCTAGtatgatcgatatctaccaacggaCCCACCAACGACGGTCGGGAGAGTAGACGACTGGAAGCCAGAAactctttgtaaatttttttaattattttttatttataatttaatttttattaaaaaataaaataattttaattttaattttcaaaatcgtaTGACAGACaagagatcccagcctacccctgagggctcgactgcATCCACAGATGATGATATCTATGATTGGATgtttggtacgagatcctattatgttaggagtctagggtatgggatcactgctccctcatcctcatgctcatctagggctgacatctatTCTACGTGCGATGCTCgtctgatggaggtgcagagacaggctttcgaggatcgacagcaggctgagcagcgagctcagtAGTTGGCTGCATGCGTCGATGAGTATCAATAGCTCCAGATCCAGATAATAGAGCGGATggtgcagatggagcagatgaaaCAGCTGATGAGGCAACAGTAGACTGGTCCGAGCTCCATTACCGATCCGAGCTCCGTCGATCGCTCTCCGTTcccagctcgttctccagatACCGATATTTGATGGtttattgatgtactttttttattttaaatatcttataattttaatttaatataataaaataataaaatttatttatcaatttattatgtaaattttttattttaatttttaaatttataaaaaatattatacgtataaattaaaaatatatattcatatattttttttaaaaaaatatgactaaattattagcgacagaattatttatgatgaaaaattcatcaccaaaaatattttactaatacaattcaactttttaataaatatataattaatagtgatggAAAATtattcgttgctaataattattaatgatgtaaattttcatcaaaaattatcttatttatgacataaaattttcatccctaatattattcaattttatttcttaaaattttttttattaaattaataatgatgaaatatttttgttgcaaaaaatatttttggtaatgtaaaattttcgtcgctaaaatttttGCAATTAATAGTGACGAAAAAGTTTTCAccgttattaatttttaatttattaacgatggtatAATTCATTGCAAATaccatttttttatgattaaatttttcatctttaAATTTTAACAACGAAAACTATCCatcacaaatatcttttattagcgataaatttttttttattataaaatattatcaacgatgcgattatttatgattaataattagcgatggatatttcatcgctaataactattagcgatgaaaatttttcgtcactaataacctCTTTTGTTATAGTGTAAGTACTGAAAGATAAGTCATTCAATCATAAAACTCAAGTGCTTGTTATCTTAATTTGCATTACATCTTATGTTTATCtctaaagatttaaaaaaaaaaatttagttgaacCAAAACTCATAGAGCTTCTATCTCGATTCTTATTTATTTGAATACTCTTGATTTGATTGATTATTAAACCCccaattgattaatttttgattctcctTTTGAATTTATTTGATTGATATTTGTTAAAAAGGGAGGGGGGCAAGAAGAGagatgaattttgaaatatatcttatatgcTTAGCTTTGATACTTAAAATTCTTTGTTATGAAAAGCTTTATCCCTTTCAAATCTTTGAAGCTCAAAGCTCACTTGCAATTAAATTTGAAATATCTTTTAATACATAAATATTATTCAAAAGGGAGATTATTAAGATAAATGAATCATTTAGTACTaactataaaaaataagaaaagataaCATTATTAGAACTTAAAAGAGAAATTACTTTGAAACttaataaaaaagaaattatctcTATTGTCTTGATTTGTTCTTAAAAAATCATTTGTATTTGATTTCTTCATTCACACTTTACATGGTTTGATTGTatcaatattttgataattaattaatatcaaaaatattttatattgattgattatttttttaatttatattaaactgaatttaaaaatatgaatccTTATTCAAGTAATGAATCAAAAACTTTATCTTCCTTGATCTTGAACtggcatcaaattttttaagaaaatcttgatttgatctaaattttattttatttggtatcaacaaaattttttaaagaacttactatttggattgattttcaaaataaatagcataaagaagattatttttataattgatATCATATTTTCATAATTAGTATCAAATGGATTATTATTGTCCTATACTCAATTGATCAAACCTTTTGGCAAAAACAAAAGGATTGCTTTATCTCAAATATTTTTTGCATAACCTTGATATTATACCTATGAGACAAATTATAAAGATTAGAACCGTTATAAATCAACTTGCTTAATACttctttagaagaaaaaaaaaatcttttataaaattaaatatgtccTATGACTTGCTTAAAATCATCTACTCAACATGcccaattttgaaaagatctaTCTCTTTGGAATCTATcaagtttaaaataattttataattaaatttaaaaatctacTCAATACATCTATTTTattcaaaaaaggagagaaaatatttttgaatctatattatttcaatttgaaatttgaaaagggGAAAGGTTGTGAAATTCAAATGCCATTAATTTTAATGATGTTCTTTTAAATCTTACCTTGCACTCTATTGCATTATTTTTTGTAAAAGAAATGAGTATTGTGTCTCAAATTGATTTTGTATTGATATATTCTTGATATAACATTATTTGAGATAAAGTTGAAatattcatattcttttttttGAACTTAATAGATTGATGCTTAAAATATATTCTACGCTTAGCTATCataaccaaattttttttaaattttaaaatctgagtTTAATAGTCTGGATAATTTGaatctaaaaatcaaatttattatcaattaaaggtccttaatttgaaagaaaaagatggaaaaatattatataataaaattttttggtaTTCACTCGGAGAGAGATATTGATTGAATTaactaatttgatttaattaaaaatactaATGATTTTAAATATTGACCTTCAACTCTCAATCAATCACTttatagtttttctaatttatacTTTCATGTGTTTATTCCATTTGATTTACTCGATTTGATTTACAAATCATTTTTGACAACTAATTGAAGTTGAAATAAATTTGAAACATATTCTCACTCCTAATAAATtgattttgacataaatttttaattttaaaactcaTCATACTGAATTTTTCATATACTGATTTTATCATTCCTGACAATTAAGTGGAGTTAAATTGAATTGAAAACTCATTCTTACTCcaagaaataaatttctgaatCTAATCTTGTAAATCATTTGAAAATATAAAGATAtcactaaattttttatatgcaataaaaaatttttataaaattatttttactctGTTACTGTCtttgatatattttcaatatatacCTTTTTAAAACTCAATTGATTGAAAtttactaagaaaaaaaaaagcacaaatattgatttatatgttatatttatttctcagcttaaattttttaaaaagctcTATCCCTTAATATCGATTTGAAAATCTGAATTTGCTCTATTTAGAAAGGGGGAGAGTGATATCAATATGAATTTAGTATCAAACATGCTTATTTTGATATCAGATGTAACATATAGTttaaatttgatactctcttaaaatcaaaaatttctatatttgatatatttctCTATTTGAACTTCGATTGATTTTGATGTTATTTCTTGATTCCTCCCATAAGTTTTTTGatgctataaaaaaaaaagaagtatgtTGAGTATATACCTAGTTGAATATATGCTTAAAGGATTAATACTTAAGAAACTCAATGAATTTGATGCTTGAAACTTTAATACTTATTGATTTGAattgaaatattattttgatatgagtatATGAAATATGTACGTGCAATGAATTAAAagctcattaaaaaattttatttattatttataatatcttGATTTACATTATCTATTTCTTTaacatatactcaaagttttgccatcatcaaaaagggagagattgttgaccctgtgattgattttgatgattgtcaaATTTTGAGCATATCATATatctaatcatatatttcaagaaTGTTTGTAGGTCTTTTTCagtgttaaaattaaaaaaatattcattgaaaAAGATCTCCACAAAATTCACTAAGTCAAAGTCTTCAAAGGAGAAAATTCAAGTTTAGACTTAATGGAGTCAACCCTAGAGCAAGATGAGCTAACTCCTTCACTGGAACAAAGATGGCTCGTTATGAAGAAAATGAAAGTGagagatgaaaatattatttagaagAGATTGGGGCCAAAAAATTCAAGTTTGGAAGATCAAAAAATGTAGAAAAATGAAGTTGAAAATTAAAACCGACCCACCCAAGAATCGAGCCCGCTCAATCTGTTACAGGACATCCTTGATACTTTGGTTTAGTATGCAGTCGAGCCAACTCAAAATAGATTTGAACCAGCTTAAAACAAATTCAGGCCAACTAAAGATAAATTTGAGCCAACTCTCTCAGATGGACAGAAAGGTAAATTTCGAGTTCTGTAGCTCGAGCCATCTCGAAACAAGATTCGAGCCGTTCTATCAGTACTCCAGAaagttgaattttaatttttgccATTTGAGCCAGCTCGAAATAAGCTCGAGCCAGCTCGAATCCAAATCGAGCCGACTCGAGAACAGTTCAAGCCGACTCGACGGCTCTTGACAAGCTTAATGGTTAGTTTTTTGAATGTTATTCAACGACTATTTCTCCACTCCAATGGTCATTTCAAAGCTTCCAATGGCTAGAACTTACTCTCTAGCTATCTCCAAGTATATTTAAGGCTAAAGAATCAAACTGGAAGAAAGTTTTCAAGGAAATGAGAGCTTAAAGTGAGGCATCTTCAAGAATAAGAGCGAGCCGCATTGCACATCtacaagaaaggaaaaaaaagatttttaagtaTTAAAATTTAGAGGATATTTCAAGAACAATCATCTATAGCTTTTTAAGCTTCCTCTCAATAttcaaagaagagaaatcaaGCTTCAAACGAGCGATTTTTTCGGTCTCTTCTTCAAATATAAAAGagttcattattttatttttatttgaactaaaatttttatcttgTTTTCtaatttctttacaagtttctttgaagaaaaaaaaacttgGGATTAGGCCGGTCCAAGCCCATAATTGGACGAGTATAAGGTTTTGATTAGTTAGTccgaaaaatcaactggattgttggtgagcccaaaaaatcaacaatgtaaggttttggttggtgatctTGGAAAACCAACTGGATTTTGTTTGTGAGCTTGGAGAAACAAATATACTGTAATCAAGGAAGGATTATAGTGAAAATCTTAAGAAAAGCTTGGAGAATGGATGCAGGTATGGGTGGCACCGAAGTACTATAAAATCTGTGTTTGTGATTGTGCATTGCTCTCTTCGCTTTTTTGCTTTTCTTGCTTTACATGCTTAACCTGCTTTTAGTTCTTGTTCATCACTAGATTATTAATTGCAAAGTTTTGTTGATCATTTGCTTTTGCTGCtgcacatattgatcatatcataaGTATTTAATTAAGTTTCaaattgaaaaatattattatttagaaagtagatttgattaaaatttttaaacaatccAATTCATCCTTCCCCTCCCTCATCCGCTCCCGGGTTGCTATCTTTGGGCAACAATCTGAGCTTCTCAAAGAAAGCAAGCCAGCTATTCTTGGCACGGGGGCCATAGATATTGGTAACAGTTCAGTTGGGGTTACGTTGTTTGAGCTGGAAGTTAGTGGTGATGGAAGATTGGCCCTTGAATAGAGGCCTGCCATGAATGAGATTGTCATTCCAACAAGGAGGTCCCCACAAGAACTTTCAGCATCCAACGTTTGCCATTGATTGAAACCTGGGCCACAAACTGAATTTATAATGCGAGCATTAATCTGGTCGATTTTTGTTTCCTGTAAGCTAATAATTTGGCTATGGGAGGTCTGTATAGTTCTTTTGATCAGCCTTCTTTTGGATACTCGGCCCATACCTCGGACATTCCAATAGATTATTTGCATTGGACAATAGAAACTAATTGCGCAACTAAAGATCAGGCAACCAGAGAATGCCTTTCCAAGGTTCTCCAGATTTGGAATTTCCCAAAGGAGACTCAAATGCCAACGCAAAGATCCATGGGACACACCAAGATTTTCGACACAGACAGACGGTCCCTCGTCGGTAGGGGCGTCTACCGCCTAGGCACGGCCTAGGTGATTAGGCACATTGGGCAGTGAATTACAAGTCCATTTGAGGGTCCATTTGGTTGGAGTAGATAGATTACGagataatctgataatttttaaaaattatttatttaaaaaataattataaaaaaaataatttttattatatttgattgatgaaaaaattatttcaaaatatgatattaaaaataatttttattatatttggttaaaaataaatctatatataaatatggtcaaatttataaatatatttttcaatataaattaattttttaatactagAATAGCATTGTcatattcaattaatttttatataataactataatcacatagccttttGTATAATGTTatctttattttacttttttataaaaaatttttattgaatgaatttgaaaatatattagaataaattcaataattacatatcaattttattggagatattttatcaaatatggattattactatctaaaaatttatcaaatactaaCCCCAATGGTATTTATTGTATCTTCTCTCTTCGAAAAATAAATATGGGGCTCCTTAATGTTTTTACCATCTCTCTCTTCTAATTTTCATacaaaatatgataatttgacaTGAGATTCATTTTTCTATGCTAGATTACTTTCAACCAAATGGAACTTATAAGAAAAAAGCTAGAAAACCCAAAAGATCTTTTTGAGGAaagataatataattttttttcatgaaatatattttttgaaaaattaattctaGAAAATATGATGCTTAGGAAAATAGTCTTGGCATATTTGGTTAACTAAGAAAGCGGCTCATTATAGAGTGGATTATATTTGATTAAGCATccatcttcctaagaaaattatataaaatacatATTATTCCCTTCATAAATATAAGATCATATTTTTGCTCCCAAACTTTGAACAAATATTGTATAAAatttatatcaatataaatataatattaatataatattagtataagtattcatatattaatataaatatcaatataatattatattaatataaatactaataataatataatatcatatttatatttatatttatatttatataatataaaaggatggaattaaaagaatttttaaagaaagaaaaaggacctCCAATTTTCATCTCATGAGAATTCCATAAGCCCATCTCCCTCGTGGATTTTTCTTTCTCATGAAATATAGAAATTGTATTCCAAGCTTTTTTCCGATCTTTTTCTTTGGAGACTCCAAACCAAGCAAGTGGATTTTTCTCTTTACATTTTAGGAATCACACTTTTCTGCCTCTAAATCCCACAAACCAAATGAATCCAAAAGATCATAACATAACACAATTAACTTCACTTTTCTTCAAATCAAGCACATAAGAAATAACTAATAAAGTACCATAACATAATAGGACATAAAATTAACTAAAACCAAGCCATCATTTCATCACTTATGAATTGACCTAGTCAAATATGAGGTCACAAAAGATAACAAAAGGAAGTTCTTCAGTGGCGAAGAAAAAGAGAATCCACCAAAGATAaacacaaaaaataataataataaaataaataaaaagataaatcaaggaaaagaagaagaaagggtaAGAAGAAGTGAAAATggagaaatagagagaaagaaATGGGCTAataagaagaggaaaaagagggCCGAAGAAGAGATAAACTAAGAAAAGGAAATTAAGAAGGGAAAGaataaggaaaaaagaaaaatcattcagAAAAGAAGAGGGAAGAGGCATTGTGTGGGTAAGGTAAGGGATTGTAAATCGGGAAcgttatgacataaattttattGTATGTATTCACTCACATGTAATCTTAAGTTAGAAACCTTCAAAACTAATAAAGAGGGAGTATGATGTAAACAAGAAAGGGTTAAGATAATATTTGTATAAGATTGGCCTAATCGGCCATTGCCTAAAGAATTCAGCATATCTAGGCACCTAGGAAATGATTTCGACAACCTTGGACACAACTAATCAACATTAATTGACACAACACTATAAACACTATGGTTATCAAGACCAACCCTTAAACTATACATATGGAACATTCAATAATGTTATTAAAGGTTTATAACAATCTAAACTTCCTTTTGTACATCTTGAAGCCTTCATGGTTTGCTTTATAATTGTGGTAGCATGGATGATTACTGATGTTTCCTGCTAACACTAAATATTGGGGGCCTATTTGGTAACTTCTTGTTGGGTCCGGCAAGATCGGCTAGAGAGAGGAAGCAATGTGGAAGGTAAAAATAGGGCGGGGGTGCAAGAGGTCTTTTATTTTTGATCCGGCACGGAACAAGTAACACAACCTTGCATTCACCCTCTTCCATCCTCCCGTTTTGTCCCTTCGTTTTGTGGCACTCTCCCTCTCCAAACACACCCTTAAATGCTCCAAGATTCTATTATCCTTGGATTTGTAGAGACCCTACTTGATTGAAATGTCGGATGATATTGAGATATgttgagaagaaagagagaaagaaaaatgtaGGAGAGAAAAAAAGGTAGCGGAGTTAAAAGGAGGGTTTGTATTATTTTATACTCCCTGGTGGCCATAATAATCTAGTTAAATAACTTTTCTAGCATTGACTATCTTCACGctaagaagaaattgctcttgtTTGGGCGGTAGCAGGATAACTCATCTCTGATCTATAGAAAATATGCAACTAAGCGCAATCCTAGTGGGTTAGGCTAAAGTTAAAGCTTTTAACTGTGAGATAAAAAAGTGCATAGAAAAGAGGACGTACAGATAATAAGAGATGATAGATAAATGGTTATAAGAGAGGGATGTAAGGTATCACGATATTTAGGTGGCATGGCTAGAGATTGGTATAAAAATGCAGTGTTAGTTATAACTAAATATTTAAGTAAATGAGTAGGTGCGTCAGGCTAGCCCATGAAAACTATTTATAAAAATTGAGCTTTCATATGCTAGTGGGTTATATAGCTtctaaataattttgatcttttgGACCCAGAGAACTATTATGAAATTAGGATTATATGGATTATTTGGAAATATTGGAGCATAAATGAGATGACCACTGGTTTgcataatttaattttctaaggaTAATCGGGCTTAGATCTATATTGGGTACATCTAGATTTAAATCTAAGTAAaccttttatttttaaaaatattaaaaaattataccttcgtatctcttttgtgtgtatatatatctatatgtggaTACACTCCTGTAGCTTTATGCaatctcaaaaatatattttaattttattttatgtttttcttttacTTCTTTCTGGAGGTGCAATAAAGTCAAAACAAGTTGAAGAGCTAGGAGTTCAATCTCAATTTAACTCAAAATACTCAGATCTGATATTTGAcaattcaattaaatcttaatattTCAAACTCGGATTCAAtccgataaaaaaatatcaatttttaaaattgatttatCTAAATTTGAGTTCGAATTCGAATTTTaatctattaataatatatatttatttttatttattaaaaatatatataaatttaaataaatttgtgaacttttaaatcaaatatcttgtcACCGGAACCGAGCTCCAGTAGTTTGCGAATAACTCAACATGTTTGCACCGCTACTTCTCTGTCATCGGAGAGAGGGCaaatccaacagaagttcttgaaGGTGTTGAAAGCTTCGGAGAAAAACTGTGGATAATTGACAAGAGATTTGTTTATAATAATTGCATAGGACAGTTCACATTTTGCAGAGATTTCCTTTAAATAAAACAGGGTCTCCTGTGTAAAAACGTGAAGTTTTAACTAATGCCGGCGAAATTGTTGCCGAGATTACTTTGACGCTTTTCCGACTGCTCTTAGAAATCGCCACAATTAAACCCCGAAAGAAAGATCGACTACCCTCAAAGATAAAACCCTATACCCCCATTCTCAACCTTATCTCCAGTCTCTTCTCCCCCACCCCACCCCCACCAATGGCAACCATGAACTCCTCCACTCTCTCCTCCCTCAAAGCCATAATGGCCTCCTTGCCGACCCCTAGAATCGCCCCGCGCGGCGCCCTTGTCCCCTCCCTCCGACCCAACCAATTTCTTCCCCCTCTCTCGTCCCGCCACCGGCCAACCTTCCTGCCGGGGGTGCCCCGGGCCATGGCAGTGGACGGGGAGTACTCGTCGAGGAGGAGCAGCAGCAGCGAGCCGAGGGAGACGATCCTGCTTCCCGGATGCGACTACAACCACTGGCTTATCGTCATGGAGTTCCCCAAGGACCCTGCCCCCACCCGGGAGCAGATGATCGAGACCTACCTCAACACCCTTGCCACCGTTCTGGGAAGGTAAACGGCTTTAAGATTTGAAAAGATCGAATCTTTCTTCTTTCTAAAGCTTTTATCGAGATTTCTAGTGTCCACCATTTTGATAC
Coding sequences within it:
- the LOC105046949 gene encoding multiple organellar RNA editing factor 9, chloroplastic, yielding MATMNSSTLSSLKAIMASLPTPRIAPRGALVPSLRPNQFLPPLSSRHRPTFLPGVPRAMAVDGEYSSRRSSSSEPRETILLPGCDYNHWLIVMEFPKDPAPTREQMIETYLNTLATVLGSMEEAKKNMYAFSTTTYTGFQCTVSEETSEKFKGLPGVLWVLPDSYIDVKNKDYGGDKYINGEIIPCTYPTYQPRQRSGSKYQSRRYERRRDGPPSERRRPTQETSRPESASS